One Planctomycetota bacterium genomic window carries:
- a CDS encoding response regulator: MEGQPRLSDMKDCQDSRMKSVFTTGEAAEICKVSQQTIIRCFDSGRLKGFRVPGSRFRRIPREALVQFMRDNGIPPDALESGKQRILVVDDDPEIVELFVDVLERDGRFEVRTAGTGYEAGLLTNEFKPDLVILDYMLPDINGNIVCRLMREKPEFNNVKVVIVSGVVNQDEIDDLLASGADEFVKKPFNIEQLIGRVGDMLGV; encoded by the coding sequence ATGGAAGGCCAACCCCGCTTATCGGACATGAAGGATTGTCAGGACAGTCGCATGAAGAGCGTGTTCACCACCGGCGAGGCCGCCGAGATCTGCAAGGTCTCCCAACAAACCATCATTCGATGCTTCGACTCCGGACGCCTCAAGGGATTCCGCGTCCCCGGCAGCCGCTTCCGTCGCATCCCCCGCGAAGCCCTCGTCCAGTTCATGCGCGACAACGGCATCCCACCCGACGCGCTCGAGTCCGGCAAGCAGCGCATCCTCGTCGTCGACGACGATCCCGAAATCGTGGAGCTTTTCGTCGACGTGCTGGAACGCGACGGCCGCTTCGAGGTCCGCACCGCCGGCACCGGCTACGAGGCCGGCCTGCTCACCAACGAGTTCAAGCCCGACCTGGTCATCCTCGACTACATGCTCCCCGACATCAACGGCAACATCGTCTGCCGACTCATGCGCGAGAAGCCCGAGTTCAACAACGTCAAGGTCGTCATCGTCTCCGGCGTGGTCAACCAGGACGAAATCGACGACCTGCTCGCCAGCGGTGCGGACGAGTTCGTGAAGAAGCCGTTCAACATCGAGCAGCTGATCGGCCGCGTGGGAGACATGTTGGGCGTCTAG